In Megalopta genalis isolate 19385.01 chromosome 17, iyMegGena1_principal, whole genome shotgun sequence, a single genomic region encodes these proteins:
- the qtc gene encoding GRIP domain-containing protein quick-to-court isoform X3: protein MARHGSERSLNCLQSMHPGCSTHVNNAGGGSPTELAASASVTYNDDSAAGKVNAGGSLVSTTGSETGTVPSPSVPSISSSPDSRIPRPSPTGLRRSVSMRMRGERVSPHQPPPPPSTAVTAALTRQHQHHRRFNFLQHQQHHPDHHTFPVITENGTESPRQRSLSLSLTPARPRPGHAASGGSSTGIADDSDVESVKSYGSACSTASACDHATFAFNGTTWSGRSRKYVVHCSNHNGDNEQYLTPTQRAARQVRKFQALLKDARREIEEKDQEIFRLTKEVVELRLYKASLNSPDERTDSSDALTVRENNPFSPESPSKDLPDEGALPKVPCPETPEKRGQDLPSSLADSGHFEDGSIHSKDSVYLPEVQPEAINIAAAPNKVGEDNTSETSARSATPDKDEERRKLVNLYETRIEEMHRRHIDELQELKQKHNDKVESLLNQLAEVNTRYCEVRPSVDAAETRARELEIELEAVKNELAEQKSVLNEQEEKNKQMYLKMYAKGQEAARIEQADQILEHAHQKPPKVSVAELLQQLTVTRAELENVKVMYRRIIEAKSQQGTLDPEITLQFLKSAIYYFLTDKENHQGHLNAIESILGFTEAERHNIDKLYRSTRK, encoded by the exons ATGGCTCGGCACGGTAGTGAGAGATCCTTAAACTGCCTGCAATCGATGCACCCAGGCTGCTCAACCCATGTAAACAACGCCGGCGGTGGTTCGCCGACGGAGCTGGCAGCGTCGGCATCGGTGACATACAATGACGACAGTGCTGCGGGCAAGGTCAATGCCGGTGGCAGCCTGGTCAGCACGACAGGAAGTGAAACGGGTACCGTTCCGTCACCCTCGGTACCCTCGATATCCTCTTCGCCGGATTCCCGTATACCACGACCCTCGCCTACAGGTTTGCGTCGCTCGGTCAGCATGCGCATGCGGGGTGAACGGGTTTCGCCACAtcaaccaccaccaccacccagTACCGCGGTCACCGCGGCTCTAACCAGGCAGCATCAGCACCATCGCCGCTTCAACTTCCTGCAACACCAGCAACATCATCCGGACCATCACACCTTCCCTGTCATCACGGAGAATGGAACGGAGTCACCGCGACAACGATCCCTC AGTCTTTCATTGACACCGGCTAGGCCGCGTCCTGGACACGCGGCCTCTGGAGGATCAAGCACAGGAATTGCCGATGACAGCGATGTGGAAAGCGTAAAAAGTTACGGAAGTGCCTGCAGCACCGCGAGCGCCTGTGATCATGCTACATTTGCTTTTAACGGTACCACATGGTCTGGTAGATCACGAAAATACGTAGTTCATTGTTCGAATCATAACGGTGACAATGAACAGTATCTCACGCCGACTCAGAGGGCAGCTAGACAAGTTAGAAAGTTCCAG GCTTTGCTAAAGGACGCGAGGAGAGAGATCGAGGAGAAGGATCAGGAGATCTTCCGGCTAACGAAGGAGGTGGTGGAGCTGAGGTTGTACAAAGCGTCTTTGAACAGCCCGGATGAGAGGACGGATAGCAGCGATGCCCTCACCGTACGGGAAAACAATCCTTTCTCACCGGAATCTCCGAGTAAGGATTTACCGGATGAAGGTGCGCTGCCGAAGGTCCCGTGCCCGGAGACACCTGAGAAACGCGGTCAGGACCTGCCTTCTTCTCTGGCGGACTCTGGGCATTTCGAGGACGGGTCGATTCACTCGAAAGACTCGGTGTATCTGCCGGAGGTGCAACCGGAAGCGATCAATATCGCTGCGGCGCCTAATAAAGTTGGCGAAGACAACACCTCCGAGACATCTGCTAGATCGGCTACGCCAGACAAAGACGAAGAACGACGGAAACTGGTTAATCTTTACGAGACCAGGATCGAGGAGATGCATCGTAGACACATTGACGAACTTCAGGAACTGAAACAAAAGCATAATGACAAG GTGGAAAGCTTACTGAATCAATTGGCTGAGGTAAATACACGTTACTGTGAAGTCAGACCAAGTGTTGATGCTGCAGAAACTCGAGCTCGTGAATTAGAAATAGAATTAGAGGCTGTGAAGAATGAACTCGCCGAGCAAAAGTCTGTGCTAAATGAACAAGAAgagaaaaataaacaaatgtacttGAAAATGTATGCCAAAGGTCAAGAAGCTGCACGTATAGAACAAGCGGATCAG ATACTTGAGCATGCTCACCAAAAGCCACCAAAGGTTTCAGTTGCAGAACTACTTCAACAATTAACAGTCACTCGAGCGGAATTAGAAAATGTCAAG GTAATGTATCGGCGCATTATAGAAGCCAAAAGTCAACAAGGCACACTAGATCCAGAGATCACACTGCAGTTCCTAAAATCAGCTATCTATTATTTCCTAACTGACAAAGAGAATCATCAGGGTCATTTAAATGCTATCGAAAGCATTTTAGGATTCACAGAGGCTGAAAGGCACAATATTGACAAATTATATCGATCCACAAGAAAGTAA
- the qtc gene encoding GRIP domain-containing protein quick-to-court isoform X1: MARHGSERSLNCLQSMHPGCSTHVNNAGGGSPTELAASASVTYNDDSAAGKVNAGGSLVSTTGSETGTVPSPSVPSISSSPDSRIPRPSPTGLRRSVSMRMRGERVSPHQPPPPPSTAVTAALTRQHQHHRRFNFLQHQQHHPDHHTFPVITENGTESPRQRSLSLSLTPARPRPGHAASGGSSTGIADDSDVESVKSYGSACSTASACDHATFAFNGTTWSGRSRKYVVHCSNHNGDNEQYLTPTQRAARQVRKFQALLKDARREIEEKDQEIFRLTKEVVELRLYKASLNSPDERTDSSDALTVRENNPFSPESPSKDLPDEGALPKVPCPETPEKRGQDLPSSLADSGHFEDGSIHSKDSVYLPEVQPEAINIAAAPNKVGEDNTSETSARSATPDKDEERRKLVNLYETRIEEMHRRHIDELQELKQKHNDKVESLLNQLAEVNTRYCEVRPSVDAAETRARELEIELEAVKNELAEQKSVLNEQEEKNKQMYLKMYAKGQEAARIEQADQILEHAHQKPPKVSVAELLQQLTVTRAELENVKDTSYSPEPHISADRSQILLSAQEAVSLWVLGTRKVMYRRIIEAKSQQGTLDPEITLQFLKSAIYYFLTDKENHQGHLNAIESILGFTEAERHNIDKLYRSTRK; this comes from the exons ATGGCTCGGCACGGTAGTGAGAGATCCTTAAACTGCCTGCAATCGATGCACCCAGGCTGCTCAACCCATGTAAACAACGCCGGCGGTGGTTCGCCGACGGAGCTGGCAGCGTCGGCATCGGTGACATACAATGACGACAGTGCTGCGGGCAAGGTCAATGCCGGTGGCAGCCTGGTCAGCACGACAGGAAGTGAAACGGGTACCGTTCCGTCACCCTCGGTACCCTCGATATCCTCTTCGCCGGATTCCCGTATACCACGACCCTCGCCTACAGGTTTGCGTCGCTCGGTCAGCATGCGCATGCGGGGTGAACGGGTTTCGCCACAtcaaccaccaccaccacccagTACCGCGGTCACCGCGGCTCTAACCAGGCAGCATCAGCACCATCGCCGCTTCAACTTCCTGCAACACCAGCAACATCATCCGGACCATCACACCTTCCCTGTCATCACGGAGAATGGAACGGAGTCACCGCGACAACGATCCCTC AGTCTTTCATTGACACCGGCTAGGCCGCGTCCTGGACACGCGGCCTCTGGAGGATCAAGCACAGGAATTGCCGATGACAGCGATGTGGAAAGCGTAAAAAGTTACGGAAGTGCCTGCAGCACCGCGAGCGCCTGTGATCATGCTACATTTGCTTTTAACGGTACCACATGGTCTGGTAGATCACGAAAATACGTAGTTCATTGTTCGAATCATAACGGTGACAATGAACAGTATCTCACGCCGACTCAGAGGGCAGCTAGACAAGTTAGAAAGTTCCAG GCTTTGCTAAAGGACGCGAGGAGAGAGATCGAGGAGAAGGATCAGGAGATCTTCCGGCTAACGAAGGAGGTGGTGGAGCTGAGGTTGTACAAAGCGTCTTTGAACAGCCCGGATGAGAGGACGGATAGCAGCGATGCCCTCACCGTACGGGAAAACAATCCTTTCTCACCGGAATCTCCGAGTAAGGATTTACCGGATGAAGGTGCGCTGCCGAAGGTCCCGTGCCCGGAGACACCTGAGAAACGCGGTCAGGACCTGCCTTCTTCTCTGGCGGACTCTGGGCATTTCGAGGACGGGTCGATTCACTCGAAAGACTCGGTGTATCTGCCGGAGGTGCAACCGGAAGCGATCAATATCGCTGCGGCGCCTAATAAAGTTGGCGAAGACAACACCTCCGAGACATCTGCTAGATCGGCTACGCCAGACAAAGACGAAGAACGACGGAAACTGGTTAATCTTTACGAGACCAGGATCGAGGAGATGCATCGTAGACACATTGACGAACTTCAGGAACTGAAACAAAAGCATAATGACAAG GTGGAAAGCTTACTGAATCAATTGGCTGAGGTAAATACACGTTACTGTGAAGTCAGACCAAGTGTTGATGCTGCAGAAACTCGAGCTCGTGAATTAGAAATAGAATTAGAGGCTGTGAAGAATGAACTCGCCGAGCAAAAGTCTGTGCTAAATGAACAAGAAgagaaaaataaacaaatgtacttGAAAATGTATGCCAAAGGTCAAGAAGCTGCACGTATAGAACAAGCGGATCAG ATACTTGAGCATGCTCACCAAAAGCCACCAAAGGTTTCAGTTGCAGAACTACTTCAACAATTAACAGTCACTCGAGCGGAATTAGAAAATGTCAAG GACACAAGCTACTCGCCTGAACCTCACATTTCAGCCGATCGTAGCCAAATTTTATTAAGTGCTCAGGAGGCTGTTTCTCTCTGGGTCCTTGGCACACGTAAG GTAATGTATCGGCGCATTATAGAAGCCAAAAGTCAACAAGGCACACTAGATCCAGAGATCACACTGCAGTTCCTAAAATCAGCTATCTATTATTTCCTAACTGACAAAGAGAATCATCAGGGTCATTTAAATGCTATCGAAAGCATTTTAGGATTCACAGAGGCTGAAAGGCACAATATTGACAAATTATATCGATCCACAAGAAAGTAA
- the RpL11 gene encoding ribosomal protein L11 isoform X1 yields MTSTSNKLFFINQRELKDVKKAEKKVEKTEKKIRKEPKDASKNVMREVRIRKLCLNICVGESGDRLTRAAKVLEQLTGQQPVFSKARYTVRSFGIRRNEKIAVHCTVRGAKAEEILERGLKVREYELRKENFSGTGNFGFGIQEHIDLGIKYDPSIGIYGLDFYVVLGRPGFNVAHRRRKTGKVGFQHRLTKEDAMKWFQQKYDGIIIAGKK; encoded by the exons ATGACATCCACTTCAAataagttatttttcataaatcaACGAGAACTTAAA GATGTGAAGAAAGCCGAGAAAAAGGTCGAAAAGACCGAAAAGAAAATAAGGAAAGAGCCGAAAGATGCATCTAAAAATGTTATGCGCGAAGTTCGCATTCGTAAACTGTGCTTAAACATTTGTGTAGGAGAATCTGGTGATAGGCTTACTCGTGCTGCGAAG GTATTGGAACAATTAACTGGACAACAGCCTGTCTTTTCTAAAGCTAGATACACTGTCCGTTCTTTTGGTATTCGTCGTAATGAAAAGATTGCAGTGCACTGTACTGTCAGAGGTGCTAAAGCAGAGGAAATTCTTGAACGTGGATTGAAG gtTCGGGAATACGAATTAAGGAAAGAAAATTTCTCTGGTACTGGAAACTTTGGTTTTGGTATTCAAGAACATATTGACTTAGGAATTAAATATGATCCTAGCATTGGTATTTATGGTTTGGACTTCTACGTTGTACTTGGGCGACCAG GTTTCAATGTAGCTCATAGGAGAAGGAAAACTGGAAAAGTCGGTTTCCAACACAGACTTACCAAAGAAGACGCAATGAAATGGTTCCAGCAGAAATATGATGGCATTATTATAGCTGGAAAGAAGTAA
- the RpL11 gene encoding ribosomal protein L11 isoform X2, whose product MADVKKAEKKVEKTEKKIRKEPKDASKNVMREVRIRKLCLNICVGESGDRLTRAAKVLEQLTGQQPVFSKARYTVRSFGIRRNEKIAVHCTVRGAKAEEILERGLKVREYELRKENFSGTGNFGFGIQEHIDLGIKYDPSIGIYGLDFYVVLGRPGFNVAHRRRKTGKVGFQHRLTKEDAMKWFQQKYDGIIIAGKK is encoded by the exons ATGGCG GATGTGAAGAAAGCCGAGAAAAAGGTCGAAAAGACCGAAAAGAAAATAAGGAAAGAGCCGAAAGATGCATCTAAAAATGTTATGCGCGAAGTTCGCATTCGTAAACTGTGCTTAAACATTTGTGTAGGAGAATCTGGTGATAGGCTTACTCGTGCTGCGAAG GTATTGGAACAATTAACTGGACAACAGCCTGTCTTTTCTAAAGCTAGATACACTGTCCGTTCTTTTGGTATTCGTCGTAATGAAAAGATTGCAGTGCACTGTACTGTCAGAGGTGCTAAAGCAGAGGAAATTCTTGAACGTGGATTGAAG gtTCGGGAATACGAATTAAGGAAAGAAAATTTCTCTGGTACTGGAAACTTTGGTTTTGGTATTCAAGAACATATTGACTTAGGAATTAAATATGATCCTAGCATTGGTATTTATGGTTTGGACTTCTACGTTGTACTTGGGCGACCAG GTTTCAATGTAGCTCATAGGAGAAGGAAAACTGGAAAAGTCGGTTTCCAACACAGACTTACCAAAGAAGACGCAATGAAATGGTTCCAGCAGAAATATGATGGCATTATTATAGCTGGAAAGAAGTAA
- the qtc gene encoding GRIP domain-containing protein quick-to-court isoform X2: protein MARHGSERSLNCLQSMHPGCSTHVNNAGGGSPTELAASASVTYNDDSAAGKVNAGGSLVSTTGSETGLRRSVSMRMRGERVSPHQPPPPPSTAVTAALTRQHQHHRRFNFLQHQQHHPDHHTFPVITENGTESPRQRSLSLSLTPARPRPGHAASGGSSTGIADDSDVESVKSYGSACSTASACDHATFAFNGTTWSGRSRKYVVHCSNHNGDNEQYLTPTQRAARQVRKFQALLKDARREIEEKDQEIFRLTKEVVELRLYKASLNSPDERTDSSDALTVRENNPFSPESPSKDLPDEGALPKVPCPETPEKRGQDLPSSLADSGHFEDGSIHSKDSVYLPEVQPEAINIAAAPNKVGEDNTSETSARSATPDKDEERRKLVNLYETRIEEMHRRHIDELQELKQKHNDKVESLLNQLAEVNTRYCEVRPSVDAAETRARELEIELEAVKNELAEQKSVLNEQEEKNKQMYLKMYAKGQEAARIEQADQILEHAHQKPPKVSVAELLQQLTVTRAELENVKDTSYSPEPHISADRSQILLSAQEAVSLWVLGTRKVMYRRIIEAKSQQGTLDPEITLQFLKSAIYYFLTDKENHQGHLNAIESILGFTEAERHNIDKLYRSTRK, encoded by the exons ATGGCTCGGCACGGTAGTGAGAGATCCTTAAACTGCCTGCAATCGATGCACCCAGGCTGCTCAACCCATGTAAACAACGCCGGCGGTGGTTCGCCGACGGAGCTGGCAGCGTCGGCATCGGTGACATACAATGACGACAGTGCTGCGGGCAAGGTCAATGCCGGTGGCAGCCTGGTCAGCACGACAGGAAGTGAAACGG GTTTGCGTCGCTCGGTCAGCATGCGCATGCGGGGTGAACGGGTTTCGCCACAtcaaccaccaccaccacccagTACCGCGGTCACCGCGGCTCTAACCAGGCAGCATCAGCACCATCGCCGCTTCAACTTCCTGCAACACCAGCAACATCATCCGGACCATCACACCTTCCCTGTCATCACGGAGAATGGAACGGAGTCACCGCGACAACGATCCCTC AGTCTTTCATTGACACCGGCTAGGCCGCGTCCTGGACACGCGGCCTCTGGAGGATCAAGCACAGGAATTGCCGATGACAGCGATGTGGAAAGCGTAAAAAGTTACGGAAGTGCCTGCAGCACCGCGAGCGCCTGTGATCATGCTACATTTGCTTTTAACGGTACCACATGGTCTGGTAGATCACGAAAATACGTAGTTCATTGTTCGAATCATAACGGTGACAATGAACAGTATCTCACGCCGACTCAGAGGGCAGCTAGACAAGTTAGAAAGTTCCAG GCTTTGCTAAAGGACGCGAGGAGAGAGATCGAGGAGAAGGATCAGGAGATCTTCCGGCTAACGAAGGAGGTGGTGGAGCTGAGGTTGTACAAAGCGTCTTTGAACAGCCCGGATGAGAGGACGGATAGCAGCGATGCCCTCACCGTACGGGAAAACAATCCTTTCTCACCGGAATCTCCGAGTAAGGATTTACCGGATGAAGGTGCGCTGCCGAAGGTCCCGTGCCCGGAGACACCTGAGAAACGCGGTCAGGACCTGCCTTCTTCTCTGGCGGACTCTGGGCATTTCGAGGACGGGTCGATTCACTCGAAAGACTCGGTGTATCTGCCGGAGGTGCAACCGGAAGCGATCAATATCGCTGCGGCGCCTAATAAAGTTGGCGAAGACAACACCTCCGAGACATCTGCTAGATCGGCTACGCCAGACAAAGACGAAGAACGACGGAAACTGGTTAATCTTTACGAGACCAGGATCGAGGAGATGCATCGTAGACACATTGACGAACTTCAGGAACTGAAACAAAAGCATAATGACAAG GTGGAAAGCTTACTGAATCAATTGGCTGAGGTAAATACACGTTACTGTGAAGTCAGACCAAGTGTTGATGCTGCAGAAACTCGAGCTCGTGAATTAGAAATAGAATTAGAGGCTGTGAAGAATGAACTCGCCGAGCAAAAGTCTGTGCTAAATGAACAAGAAgagaaaaataaacaaatgtacttGAAAATGTATGCCAAAGGTCAAGAAGCTGCACGTATAGAACAAGCGGATCAG ATACTTGAGCATGCTCACCAAAAGCCACCAAAGGTTTCAGTTGCAGAACTACTTCAACAATTAACAGTCACTCGAGCGGAATTAGAAAATGTCAAG GACACAAGCTACTCGCCTGAACCTCACATTTCAGCCGATCGTAGCCAAATTTTATTAAGTGCTCAGGAGGCTGTTTCTCTCTGGGTCCTTGGCACACGTAAG GTAATGTATCGGCGCATTATAGAAGCCAAAAGTCAACAAGGCACACTAGATCCAGAGATCACACTGCAGTTCCTAAAATCAGCTATCTATTATTTCCTAACTGACAAAGAGAATCATCAGGGTCATTTAAATGCTATCGAAAGCATTTTAGGATTCACAGAGGCTGAAAGGCACAATATTGACAAATTATATCGATCCACAAGAAAGTAA